ACGCCGTCCTTCTCATGGAGGTCCCCTATCTTCATTATCTCCTCCCTGACTTCAGGGACATCGTAGTCGCCCCTGATTATCCTTGTGGTGCTTGTGTGGGTGAGTGTCACGCTGTCATCACGTCTCCTTGTCTGGGCCCCCAGTATCTTTACGGCGTCTCCCTCTTCAAGTCCCAGTTCCTCTATGAGGTTAACATCATTGTTCCAGAGGGTGTAGGTTGTTGAACCTGTGGAGTCAAGCAGTTCAAGTGTAACAAATTTACCATCCCTTCCATCCCTCTCAAAGGTCCTTACACGGGATATTCCCCTGATCCTTGCAATGACATTAACCTCCTCGTCCTCAACAAGTTCCCCTAAAGGTGTGATCTCCTCGGTGTATTCAGGGAATTCAGGGAAATCTGAGGGGTCCAGGACTTCAACCGTGGATCTTGGCATCAGATGGGCCTCCTTCCTGCCTCCGAAGCCGCCCTTTACGTTCACATCCCTTATCCTTATCACGTCGCCCTCACTGAATTTCTTCAGGAACTTGATGTTCTCTGTCCAGAAAACCGTCCTGATTTCCCCTGTGTCATCTGCAAGGATTACGTTTGTGAGTTTACCATCCTTTCCCTTCCTTGTGGTGAAGGTCCTTGGACTTGATATCCTCATGACCCTCCCGGTCAATGGTGTGCTGGCACCCTCCTCGAGTTTGGATATTTTATCCAGCCTGTGTTCGGGTTTCTCTGAGATGAGTTCATTTTCATCCCTGAGGATCTCATCTGTTATCATTGTGGCGATTGAGAGTTCATCCATGAACCCAACATCATCAAGTTCCTGTTTCCTCTTCTCTATGCGTTCCTGAAATTCTTCAAGGGACATTCTGTCCTTAATCTTCTGGTATTCCCTTTTTATTTCTTCCTTCATTTGGGTCCCTCACTTGATTAATAATATAATGCTGCATCCATTAATATAGGCTTGGTGAGCTACTGGAATAAGTATTAATTTATATTTAAATATTATTATCAAAGTATTTATATTGCTCGGCTAAAAATATTAGATTAAAATTCGTCCGAGTTTTTAGTATGATGCCAGAATACACCATTCCAGTGAACAGATGGGTACATTCAGATCCCATTGGATCTCTAATTCTGCCAGGTCTCCTTCCAGATGATTTGCTGGAAATTTTATGATCACCTTCACCACCTTTAAAGGAGGATAATAGATGTCTATGACTGTTTCTGAGAAGATACTTGCAAATGCTTCCGGTGAAAAGGAAGTGGAAGCCGGTGAAATAGTAATGGCAGATATAGATGTTGCCATGACCCATGACCTCACAGGGCCCCTTTCGGTTGAATCCTTTGAAAGGATAAGGGCAGATAGGGTCTGGGACCCTGAAAGGATCGTTGTAATATTCGACCATCAGGTGCCTGCAGACTCAATTGAAGCCGCCAGGAACCATATGATAATGAGGGACTTTGTAAGGAAACAGGGGATAGGAAACTTCTACGACGTCCGTGAAGGGGTGTGTCACCAGGTGCTCCCTGAAAAGGGTCACGTGGTGCCGGGCGAGGTTGTGGTGGGCACAGATTCCCACACCTGCACCCACGGAGCCCTGGGGGCCTTTGCAACAGGTATAGGGTCAACCGACATGGCGATGGTATTTGCAACAGGTAAACTCTGGTTCAGGGTCCCTGAAACCCTCAGATTTGAAATAACAGGGTCACTGCCAGAGCACGTCTATGCAAAGGACGTTGTCCTGAACATCATAGGCCGTGTGGGTGCAGACGGGGCCACCTACATGGCATGCGAGTTTGCAGGTGAAACCGTTGCAGAGATGAGCGTATCCGACAGGATGGTGCTCTCCAACATGGCAATAGAAATGGGTGGAAAGACAGGGATAGTGGAACCCGACGAAAAAACCATCAGATACGTTGAAAAAAGGTCGGGTAAACCATACAGGGTCTTTAAAACCGATAAGGATGCGGCATC
The sequence above is drawn from the Methanothermobacter wolfeii genome and encodes:
- the hacA gene encoding homoaconitase large subunit; this translates as MSMTVSEKILANASGEKEVEAGEIVMADIDVAMTHDLTGPLSVESFERIRADRVWDPERIVVIFDHQVPADSIEAARNHMIMRDFVRKQGIGNFYDVREGVCHQVLPEKGHVVPGEVVVGTDSHTCTHGALGAFATGIGSTDMAMVFATGKLWFRVPETLRFEITGSLPEHVYAKDVVLNIIGRVGADGATYMACEFAGETVAEMSVSDRMVLSNMAIEMGGKTGIVEPDEKTIRYVEKRSGKPYRVFKTDKDAASLRVMDIDVSELEPQVSCPHNVDNVKPVSEVEGTEIDQVFLGSCTNGRLSDLRDAAGILKNRKVSDDVRMLVIPASREVYRRALEEGLMEIFVDAGALVCNPCCGPCLGGHVGLVGPGEVSLSTSNRNFRGRQGSPEAEVYLSSAAVAAASAVKGKITHPANIK